The genomic window CGGGTTCGAGGGGGGGCTGGTGTTCAGCGCCAATGGGGTGCCGCTGGAGATCGGCGCGCCCGTACCCGTCAGTCTCAGCCTGTCTGACGGGCAGTTGCAAACCACCCATCGCCGCCCGGTGCGGGGGGCGCCCACAGATGCGACAGAATATGAGGCTGCAATCTATGACCCGGATTTCTACATCGCATTCGAGATGACCCTGCTGATGCAGGTGGATGGGCGTGACGGGTGCAGCAGCGCCCTGCTGCGTCCCGATCTTGATGCGGCCTATGCCATTCTGGCGGCCGAAATTGAAGAAATCGGCGGCGCGATCTCGGCGGAAGACAATTTTCCCGCCATTGGCGCGGTCTTTGCCGATCGGGTGGTGTTCAGATGCGCGGCGGGCTGATCCTTCTCGCCCTTGCCTGTGCATTGGGTCTGGCCGGTA from Rhodophyticola sp. CCM32 includes these protein-coding regions:
- a CDS encoding DUF1007 family protein; the encoded protein is MAACLATAPLPGAAHPHIFIDAGLDLIHDAEGLLIAVQVTWRYDELYSLVLLQDYGLDPDFDGVLTEAEIAGTLGFDLNWAAGFEGGLVFSANGVPLEIGAPVPVSLSLSDGQLQTTHRRPVRGAPTDATEYEAAIYDPDFYIAFEMTLLMQVDGRDGCSSALLRPDLDAAYAILAAEIEEIGGAISAEDNFPAIGAVFADRVVFRCAAG